In Clostridium sp. DL-VIII, the following proteins share a genomic window:
- a CDS encoding RNA-binding protein translates to MNNPMMPNQNSRDGTNQMNGMNNPNMMTGNPLLNMLMGGLGGGMNGMNGNPLMNMLMGNMGNNMGGANNNNNMGNNSGNMGNSNGNPQFNNGNNANMNDIGSLLNMLMGNQNGMNPNGMNMNNMNNMNGMNNNSGRNSHSKR, encoded by the coding sequence ATGAATAATCCTATGATGCCTAATCAAAATAGCCGGGATGGAACAAATCAAATGAATGGTATGAATAATCCTAATATGATGACTGGCAATCCATTATTAAATATGCTTATGGGCGGCCTAGGTGGCGGCATGAATGGTATGAATGGAAATCCATTAATGAACATGTTAATGGGAAACATGGGAAATAACATGGGTGGTGCTAACAATAACAACAACATGGGCAACAACAGCGGCAACATGGGTAATAGCAATGGTAATCCACAATTTAATAATGGAAATAATGCTAACATGAATGATATTGGTTCACTCTTAAATATGCTTATGGGCAATCAAAATGGTATGAACCCTAATGGTATGAATATGAACAATATGAATAACATGAATGGCATGAATAATAATTCAGGTAGAAATTCTCATTCCAAAAGATAA